The following nucleotide sequence is from Anaeromicrobium sediminis.
TTTATTATTTGCTAGCATCTTTTGTGTCACATGCATAATGGATACTTTCCCATCATAGTAAAATTTTATAGTATTTATAACATCTTTTAATAGTTTCACCTTATTTATTGGCTTATTTTGGTATAATTCCACATTTATGGAATTGACACTTATTCCAGTTTCAATTAATTCTGCTACAATTCTATGGGTCTTAGATGTGGTGTTATCATATTTAAAACTGCCCGTGTCTGTTGACAAAGCAGTATAAATACAAGTAGCTATTTTTTTATCCATATCTACATTTAAAGCTTTAATAAGGTCATATATTATCTCACCAGTGGCCGCAGCCTTTGGATTAACCAAATTATATTTACCATAAAAGTTATTAGTAATATGATGATCAATGTTAATTGTGCATCCATTAAGATATCGTCTTCTATTTCCTAGTCTTTCCGTATCACTACAATCTATAGCAATACATAAATCATATTGAAATTCGTTTACATGTTCATCTATCGCTTCAAATTCAATAAATTTTATATTGTCAGGTAAAGGTTCATCTACTATAATTTTAACATCCTTGCCTAACCTTTTAAGGGCTAAACACAGGGCCATAGACGAACCTATAGTATCACCATCAGGCATAATATGAGGAAGAATTATAATTTTATTAGATTCTTTTATCACATCTATAATCTTAAGTAAACTATTACTCATTATCAGCACCATCATCATTGACTTTTTTTATCAATCCAGATATATACATTCCATTTTCAATTGAATTGTCATTCTCAAAAATTGGCTCTGGTGTATATCTTAACTTCAGTTGTTTCCCAATTTCCCTTCTGACAAATCCACTAGAATTATTTAATGCTTTTAGTGTTGACTCTCTTTCCTTCTCATTTCCAAATACACTAACATATATATTAGCATATCTTAAATCACGTGTTACTTTTACCTCTACAATACTAGTTAGTGAAGAAATCCTAGGGTCTTTAAGTTCATTCATTATCATTTGGCTAACTATCTTTTTTATTTCTCCAGCTATCC
It contains:
- a CDS encoding DHH family phosphoesterase, producing MSNSLLKIIDVIKESNKIIILPHIMPDGDTIGSSMALCLALKRLGKDVKIIVDEPLPDNIKFIEFEAIDEHVNEFQYDLCIAIDCSDTERLGNRRRYLNGCTINIDHHITNNFYGKYNLVNPKAAATGEIIYDLIKALNVDMDKKIATCIYTALSTDTGSFKYDNTTSKTHRIVAELIETGISVNSINVELYQNKPINKVKLLKDVINTIKFYYDGKVSIMHVTQKMLANNKMALSDTDGLIEIGRDIWGVEVSILLKELEEKKVKVGLRSKYDVDVSKIAEIFGGGGHKKAAGCLINDSIKKVNEIIIDNIEEYL
- the rbfA gene encoding 30S ribosome-binding factor RbfA, with protein sequence MGYMRANRIAGEIKKIVSQMIMNELKDPRISSLTSIVEVKVTRDLRYANIYVSVFGNEKERESTLKALNNSSGFVRREIGKQLKLRYTPEPIFENDNSIENGMYISGLIKKVNDDGADNE